The Ferviditalea candida genome has a window encoding:
- the rnmV gene encoding ribonuclease M5, whose product MIKEIIVVEGKSDTVAIRNAVQAETIETGGSAINNEIIERIRLARERRGVIIFTDPDHAGERLRKIISERVPGCKHAFLNREEALGKRNIGVENADPEAIRKALEQLKTEILDAEPQIGWDDLLAAGLINHPDAAARRMKMGKLLRIGYANGKQFYKRCHIFQISREEFMVAWKKLDEEGLL is encoded by the coding sequence ATGATCAAGGAAATTATTGTTGTTGAAGGCAAATCCGACACCGTAGCCATCCGCAATGCCGTACAGGCGGAAACGATTGAAACGGGCGGATCAGCCATTAACAATGAAATTATAGAACGTATCCGGCTGGCCCGCGAACGAAGAGGCGTGATTATTTTTACGGATCCCGACCACGCAGGCGAGCGTCTCCGCAAAATTATTTCAGAACGGGTTCCCGGCTGCAAGCACGCTTTTTTGAACCGGGAAGAAGCTTTAGGCAAAAGAAATATAGGCGTGGAAAATGCCGACCCCGAAGCGATTCGTAAGGCTTTGGAACAGTTGAAAACGGAAATTTTGGATGCCGAGCCGCAAATCGGCTGGGACGATTTATTGGCGGCCGGATTGATCAACCACCCCGATGCGGCTGCGCGCAGAATGAAAATGGGAAAGCTGTTGAGGATCGGTTATGCGAATGGAAAGCAGTTCTATAAACGATGTCATATTTTTCAAATCAGCCGCGAAGAATTTATGGTCGCGTGGAAGAAATTGGATGAAGAGGGGTTGCTATGA